In Rathayibacter sp. VKM Ac-2762, one DNA window encodes the following:
- a CDS encoding Nramp family divalent metal transporter yields MTSPIAAPPRRPADIHLLRLLGPALVAGVAYLDPGNVASNMTAGARFGYLLVWVVVLGNLMAWLIQYLSAKLGLMTGRSLPELLGDRLRGRWGRRAYWLQAETVAMATDLAEVIGGAIALNLLFGLPLLAGGVVTGAVSLVLLLVQTRGGAQPFERVITALMVLIAVGFTVGVVVDPPDAGATVAGLVPRFEGSESVLLAASILGATVMPHAIYAHSALARDRFGHVEGVGARRRILVATRIDVTIALAIAGTVNLAILLLAAHSLAGVAGTDSLEGAHAAIGAALGPVVATLFAVGLLASGLASTSVGAYAGAEIMHGLLQVRVPLVARRLVTLIPALLVLAIGFDPTRALVLSQVVLSFGIPFALVPLVILTRDRRLMGDQTNRWFTTLAAALAAVFLIVLNGLLLWLTFAP; encoded by the coding sequence ATGACCTCACCGATCGCCGCACCGCCGCGGCGTCCGGCCGACATCCACCTCCTCCGCCTGCTCGGCCCGGCGCTGGTCGCCGGAGTCGCCTACCTCGACCCGGGCAACGTCGCCAGCAACATGACGGCCGGCGCCCGGTTCGGCTACCTCCTGGTCTGGGTGGTGGTGCTCGGCAACCTGATGGCCTGGCTCATCCAGTACCTCTCGGCGAAGCTCGGCCTGATGACCGGCCGCAGCCTCCCCGAGCTGCTCGGCGACCGCCTGCGCGGCCGCTGGGGCCGCCGGGCCTACTGGCTGCAGGCCGAGACGGTCGCGATGGCGACCGACCTGGCCGAGGTGATCGGCGGTGCGATCGCGCTCAACCTGCTCTTCGGACTGCCGCTGCTGGCCGGCGGCGTGGTCACCGGCGCGGTCTCGCTGGTGCTGCTGCTCGTGCAGACGCGGGGCGGGGCGCAGCCGTTCGAGCGGGTGATCACGGCGCTGATGGTGCTGATCGCCGTCGGCTTCACGGTCGGCGTGGTCGTCGATCCCCCGGACGCGGGCGCGACCGTCGCCGGTCTCGTGCCGCGCTTCGAGGGCTCGGAGTCGGTGCTGCTCGCCGCCTCGATCCTGGGCGCGACCGTCATGCCCCACGCGATCTACGCCCACTCCGCGCTCGCCCGCGACCGCTTCGGCCACGTCGAGGGCGTCGGCGCGCGCCGGAGGATCCTGGTCGCCACCCGGATCGACGTGACGATCGCGCTCGCCATCGCCGGCACCGTGAACCTCGCGATCCTGCTCCTCGCCGCGCACTCCCTCGCGGGAGTCGCCGGGACCGACAGCCTCGAGGGCGCCCACGCGGCCATCGGGGCGGCGCTCGGACCGGTGGTCGCGACCCTGTTCGCCGTCGGCCTGCTCGCCTCCGGCCTCGCCTCGACCTCGGTCGGCGCGTACGCGGGGGCCGAGATCATGCACGGTCTGCTCCAGGTGCGGGTGCCGCTCGTCGCCCGTCGTCTGGTCACGCTGATCCCGGCGCTCCTGGTGCTCGCGATCGGCTTCGACCCGACGCGCGCGCTGGTGCTCAGCCAGGTGGTCCTGTCGTTCGGCATCCCCTTCGCGCTCGTGCCGCTCGTGATCCTGACGCGCGACCGCCGCCTGATGGGCGACCAGACGAACCGCTGGTTCACCACCCTCGCCGCCGCTCTGGCCGCCGTCTTCCTCATCGTCCTGAACGGCCTGCTGCTCTGGCTCACCTTCGCTCCTTGA
- a CDS encoding DUF3105 domain-containing protein has protein sequence MPKDTMSAKNRARQEKLEAYKREQDRRKRGSRIWIWSLSALAVLAVGGIVAVTVFGNQQIVEAREIDGLQTFDNDATHVAGAVDYPQTPPAGGPHNAVWMNCGVYDEPVPNENAVHDLEHGAVWATYDPELPQSEVDALIAAMPDTYSVVSPYEGLESPIVLSAWDAQVAIDSPEDPRIDAFVERFWQSSSAPEPGAPCTGGIDAPGKQ, from the coding sequence GTGCCCAAAGACACGATGTCCGCCAAGAACCGCGCCCGACAGGAGAAGCTCGAGGCCTACAAGCGCGAGCAGGACCGCCGCAAGCGCGGCTCCCGCATCTGGATCTGGTCGCTGTCGGCCCTGGCCGTCCTCGCGGTCGGCGGGATCGTCGCGGTCACCGTTTTCGGGAACCAGCAGATCGTCGAGGCGCGCGAGATCGACGGCCTGCAGACCTTCGACAACGACGCCACCCACGTCGCCGGCGCCGTCGACTACCCGCAGACCCCGCCGGCGGGCGGACCGCACAACGCCGTGTGGATGAACTGCGGCGTCTACGACGAGCCCGTCCCGAACGAGAACGCGGTGCACGACCTCGAGCACGGCGCCGTCTGGGCCACCTACGACCCCGAGCTCCCGCAGAGCGAGGTCGACGCGCTGATCGCCGCGATGCCCGACACCTACTCCGTCGTCTCGCCCTACGAGGGCCTCGAGTCGCCCATCGTGCTGAGCGCCTGGGACGCCCAGGTCGCGATCGACTCGCCCGAGGACCCCCGCATCGACGCCTTCGTCGAGCGCTTCTGGCAGTCCTCGAGCGCTCCGGAGCCCGGCGCCCCCTGCACCGGAGGGATCGATGCGCCCGGCAAGCAGTAG
- a CDS encoding DUF305 domain-containing protein has translation MRPASSRGRILVAAVAVVALLLGAAGGYLFGALAPFASAATPSSASAEAGFARDMQVHHLQGAELAMIARERSADDEVLTVSKDILLTQQQQAGQLFGWLNSWGLPQAAPEPSMTWMGRPTLAGAADEHSSMGMGTEDGVVPASMPGLATPDQITALSSASGRDFDRMFLELMIAHHRGAIDMAEALLARSRVTVATDFASSVVKAQEAEISLMEQMLEDRPAE, from the coding sequence ATGCGCCCGGCAAGCAGTAGGGGCCGGATCCTCGTCGCCGCGGTCGCCGTGGTCGCGCTCCTCCTCGGAGCGGCCGGCGGCTACCTCTTCGGCGCGCTCGCCCCGTTCGCCTCCGCGGCGACGCCCTCGAGCGCCAGCGCCGAAGCGGGCTTCGCGCGCGACATGCAGGTGCACCATCTGCAGGGCGCCGAGCTGGCGATGATCGCCCGCGAGCGCAGCGCCGACGACGAGGTCCTCACCGTCTCGAAGGACATCCTGCTCACCCAGCAGCAGCAGGCCGGGCAGCTCTTCGGCTGGCTGAACTCGTGGGGCCTGCCGCAGGCTGCTCCGGAGCCCTCGATGACCTGGATGGGCCGGCCGACCCTGGCCGGAGCCGCCGACGAGCACTCGTCGATGGGGATGGGGACCGAGGACGGCGTCGTGCCCGCGAGCATGCCCGGTCTCGCGACACCGGACCAGATCACCGCCCTCAGCAGCGCGTCGGGCCGAGACTTCGACCGGATGTTCCTCGAGCTGATGATCGCCCACCACCGCGGCGCGATCGACATGGCCGAGGCGCTGCTCGCCCGGAGCCGCGTGACGGTCGCCACCGACTTCGCCTCCTCCGTCGTGAAGGCCCAGGAGGCCGAGATCTCGCTGATGGAGCAGATGCTCGAGGACCGGCCGGCGGAGTGA
- a CDS encoding excalibur calcium-binding domain-containing protein, with product MTDPSPSATWPPPLPSTEDRRRKQDRRRRRVPLVALVWASVGALVVGTAVGGAGGASDKTELEERLAAVQQQLSTAEDSLDEQTEARAGAEAERSAAEASAAGLQQRIDTMTADAATSTTTLASRDARIAELEAAATAAAAAVPVAVAEVAPAAAPAAAAPAAASTGGGGAAFYANCDAVRAAGAAPIRTGDAGYSRKLDRDGDGVGCE from the coding sequence ATGACCGATCCCAGCCCGTCCGCGACCTGGCCTCCGCCGCTCCCGTCGACGGAGGACAGGAGGCGGAAGCAGGACCGCCGTCGCCGTCGCGTCCCGCTCGTCGCACTGGTCTGGGCGTCCGTCGGAGCCCTCGTGGTCGGAACCGCCGTCGGCGGCGCGGGCGGCGCCTCCGACAAGACCGAACTGGAGGAGCGGCTCGCGGCCGTGCAGCAGCAGCTGAGCACGGCGGAGGACTCGCTCGACGAGCAGACCGAGGCGCGCGCCGGGGCCGAAGCCGAGCGGAGCGCCGCCGAGGCGTCAGCCGCAGGACTCCAGCAGCGGATCGACACGATGACGGCCGACGCCGCCACCTCGACCACGACGCTGGCGAGCCGCGACGCCCGGATCGCCGAACTCGAGGCCGCCGCCACCGCAGCTGCCGCCGCCGTCCCGGTCGCGGTCGCCGAGGTCGCTCCCGCCGCGGCCCCCGCCGCAGCAGCGCCGGCAGCCGCCTCGACCGGAGGAGGAGGAGCGGCGTTCTACGCCAACTGCGACGCCGTGCGTGCCGCCGGGGCGGCGCCGATCCGCACGGGTGACGCCGGCTACAGCCGCAAGCTCGACCGCGACGGAGACGGCGTCGGCTGCGAGTAG